The Lactuca sativa cultivar Salinas chromosome 2, Lsat_Salinas_v11, whole genome shotgun sequence genome includes the window aatttgttaaCCGAGTTTGCAAGAGACTTCCACTTAGAttattgaatttaaattttagttcatttaattctttttcgtaaTCAATTATTGGAATTTTTCGTGATTCGAGaagagattgtacctttttgatcaaccgaTCACAGTCGTCTATCTTCTCGCTGATCGGCTTGGTTGCAAAGCATTTATCTTCATGGAGGATCGGTTCCTCTTGCTCTCTTTCGGTTGCCATTCCCGCCTTTACCATCAGACACCTTCCAGTCACCTTTCCATCACCTGGCCTTGCCACGAAGGCTCTGCCATGAGTGGGTCTTCTTACTTCTTCGTCTTCCAAATCAGTGGACCACACTTCCACTCCTCCAAATTCATCATCGATGATCCTTTCTTGAACAATCAAGGCATTCATTGATCCCGAACcgcttttcttcttctttatttctttaAGCTTTCTCATATGAtaagcttcatcatcttcactctcttttctctcaaaTAGCTTTTTCAACATACAGTCCTTGGCAAAGTGATTTTTGCCACGACAGTAGTTGCAGTCATACCCTAAGTCACCAACCAGATTActctctttcttttcttcatccttttgagatgtGATATTTGATTCGTCTTTCATCTTTTCAGCACTGTAGcttccttgccagtttcggttcttgctgACAGGGAACTTTTTCCGGACAAACTTCTTCGGATTCGACACCATCAACGCATACTCCTCATTTGTAAGATCACACTCTGACGTGTTATCTTGCTCCTCTTCATCAATCACACCTTTACTCTTTGACACAAGGGCTAGCGAGCCGATGCCAGAGACCATTTTCGCTTCTTTAGTTGCTGTGGCTTCATGAGCTTTTAGAATACCCATTAGTTTTTGCAAGTAAATAAGGcttgaattgctcatgagctttcaCAGTGGATACTACAACCATCCTCTCGGGTCTGAAACCGTTTAAAAAAGTTACTTTATGTTCAATGCttttcctttcaatgtcatgcttgatcatcttactaagaagatgattgtatcGGTCAAACACCTGAAGCAAAGATTCTTCAGGTTTTTGTGCAAGCGTTCCAAATTCAGACAGAAGCAGAGTTTGAATAGAGTGCTCCAGATCCTCATCGGTTGAATATAATTCTTTCAACCTGTCCCATATCTCCTTagcagtcgtgcatgaactcaccaaacGAAAAGTGTTTGCTTGTAGAGCAAATATGATCATCCTTACAGCTTTGACATTGCACTATAGTTTGTCTTTCTCGTCTTGAGCCATCTTGTCGTTGTCTGCTATCAGCTTGTTATACTGTTGTTGAGTTTTCACGACAGTATTCGTTCCAGAATGAACAAACGGACCCAacgtgattgcttcccagatcaaatacccgttgtcttcagatccaaccacatagtcttcaaagtgatgcgcccatacttcatattcCTATGTGTACAGAATGGGAATTCTTGTAGTCGATCCGatactgttggagatgttgatgggatttgattgcACGTCGTCTTGAGACATTTTGTGTCTTTCTTGAAACTGTTATAAATCAGACTTGTAAACTTGAGAATAGGGTTTTATCAAACACACAGATCTTCTTcaacaagaagaagaaggctGCTATATATTCGATAAAAGTGCAAACCCTATGGAATTCGTCAAACAGAAGGAATACGTATCTCTTACACAGTcgcctgctctgataccaattgttaaatTATAGAACGAGTAGGATCGATAAGATCTAAACAATTTGGCAAATTAATCAAGAACAGAACACACGAATAAACACAAAgctgtgtcgaatgattaaatctcaaacaccccagaagagctcgatgaagaacttcgactgtagaggtgtttctAGGGTTACAATACGATAAACTTAGAAAAATTAATAAAAGACTCGTATccataatgcatacatgcatgcactttATATACTAACAAACCCTAACAAAAcccggatggacaggcccataccggcatACATAAAataagcccatgacgcaacatttAATCTCTACAGGGTACCAGTTTCTATCGTTTCAAATCATGTTATTCGGTTCACCTCTCGTTTTTGGcaaaagttccacgaggaactgggcgcGCGACTACACTTCAGTATAGCCTATCATCTGCAGactgacggccagagtgagcggactatacaaactctcgaggatatgttgagaacCTACGTTATTGACTTCGGTAGGAGCTGAGACTCATACCTACCACatgcagagttttcctacaacaatagcttcCACTCCAGTATAGGTGCCCCACCCTTCGAGTTGTTATATGGGCGGAGATGTCacaccccagtttgttggggtgaagttggtcacagggtgatgggCCAAACCGAGGTGGTTCTACAGAATACATAGAGGATTCAGCTGATTAGACAGCGACTATAGACCGCACAaagccgacagaagagctacgccgaccagtgccgatctgagttggaatttcaggttggtgataTGGTAGTCCTGAAGgtttcaccttggaagggtgttattcgcttcaggaagatggTGAAATTGGGTCCCCGCTTcattgggccgttcagggttattgccagggttggcaaggtagcgtataggtTGGAGCTCCCGGAGGAGctgagtcagatccacaacacttttcacgttTCACAATTGCAGAAGTGCATCCTAGATGAGGATGCAATAGTTTCAttagatgacattcaggttgatgaacgcctgaattatgtggagagataGGTGGCCATTCTTGAGAGGAATGTGAAGATCCTaagaaacaaggaagtgcctttggtaaaggtacaatgggagcatcggaggggatctgagtggacttgggagccagagtcagAAATGAAAGAGCACTACCCGGATCTTTTCGCTGCATCCaacttcggggacgaagtctaggtcaagtgggggagagttgtaacaccccaaaccTTGCAGGTATAATTTAAAGACCCTTCTTCCTTTTATTAGCTGTCCTTGTTGGTCCTAGAAATTGTTTGTGTGATTCGGGAGTAGTATAAGGACTAATGTTGCAACTTTAGGACTAGAAGgattacgttgagcgtacataagggtacgctaagcatactaggCGTAccctagtacgtggggcgtacactcatgtatgctgggcgtacatatgtccgatgaaaaccctaatattcgggGTTGGGGACTACATAATAATTCTTATGGCTCATTCTTTTGCTtaccctcagcctccatacccCCAGAAGACGTCCCAAACCCTAGTGCATGTGTGTGAGAAGTGTGAGTTGGTGTGCATTTTCAACCTTGGGAAGTGAAGACATTTCACCAAGAAGCTAAAGAAGGAGAGCAAATCTATAGACCTGAAGTTGTATTGTTCCAttaaagctccagaaggtaaaaagcttggaactttGTGCTTTTAGTTATAGATCTAGACATTTAACTTTATGAAGGTCTTATTATCCCTAGAATCCCCAAGATGGTGCATGTGATGTCTTTGACGAaatgagttgtccttttagacccTAAGAGAGGTCTTAAGTGATAAAAATCAGTTCCCCAACAATTAGGCTTGTCCCATGCATGAAGTGAGAAggtattaatggattaagaccatgagtTAAGGACTTTCTAGACGTCAAAAGTGATAAAGTCTGGAACTTTATGGTCCATGGcatatttggtcgatggatctgggatttaggcttaagagcttaagccattaagcacttattagggtttcGAAAACCCCCGCGTACGACCAACATAAAttccgtacgcccagcgtatgtggTCAACGATCCAAATGACAGTCAACGTAGAATGGCATTACGCCCAATGTAACTagagaggtacgccccgcgtacgctctCTGTTGGGCTCATGACCAATGGACTTACGATTTTTGGGCTAAATGGATTTGGTCCATTCTTGGACTCTGCAAATAGGATATTTTGGGCCAGGTTATGATAGTGGATCATAgggttaggcccaataaggaggttaagcccaatttagtaaattgggccaataataggCTTTAGGGTTTGGACCTTCAAGATAAGGACTTGgtgttgggccttggcccaaaaaAAGAGAATGGAATTTTTGAATTATGGGGACACTCTGTCAAGAGAGTGATGTCGAGTAATAACCTAGTATTTATTATGTGTGACAGCTCGGGATTTCCAGTGAGGCAGCGGTTAGGATTTCAGCATTTCAGCACTGCTagtcaggtgagttatcctcgctATACTCAagggtataaggcaccaaggccgaccctttggattgttatctggaTATATGATAAGTGGtaggatctgttagatcggtatcctatagggtaggataatattatgtggtatgtggtacgatcCGTTAGATTGAttgttgtctatagactgttacatgattatctgttatatgtgcacatgtttgtttattggttgaggcttatctgctttgtgtgaAAGCCAAtggacctgggcattccaacctattggttgtgggcctggagtattccatcccgaggatgattagacTCATAGTATATGGGTATTCCAacatgttggttgtgggcctggggtattccatcccgaggatgattggacccatagtatgttggcattccaaccgaaaggttaagggtctggggtattccaaccagatggttgactggacccacaTCATGTTTTTTATggttatatgtgtattgttgcaGGTATGGGTatttttggagaactcactaagctctcgggcttacagttttagtttattgtttcaggtacattaggggatcgcggcaaggcaaaggtgtgatcgtacagctcctcacattctatttatgtttctgggaaaactctgataaagactattttgaaacaaaatttgtaataactcttggatttaaatgttttgaaaagtttaaatttggtaaaaaaaatttagtgttacaagttggtatcagagccttggtttgagggattcaagcacactctcgagtgtgcctgaaatcaaactgaggacttggtatgaaaattttcaaaagaatatcatttttataaaaagaattttaaaaagagaaaaagagaaaagggtgtggtgcatgcaataaggagagctcaagtaagttctcccaaattactcATACATgtctgttatgatatgatatgcttatgagaactgcatgctagattagggctaaggatctatgaaggatgccttatatgtctGCTATATGTGTTTATTGAGTGCTAGTATTGAGTGGACAGTGGTAGGATgacttgtttaggttatgcctgatcgTATGAGCTTAGAatcgcatgctagtacagattcctgaTATGTGGATAGAATTGCTCGATTATGTTTCTGATTAGATTTTTCCTttatctgaatgttgcttgctttgtgctttgtgggactctgagtgatgggagttagctactacgtgaatatgctaagtcacatgtgaccagggttgaataatctctgagtgatggatttgaccatattgtgcagctcttgtttgagtcctaaccgttctagggatgagtcctttactcgaagAATTATCCGAGtctcattacatgtgatggtattcaggtagtggctaactggcattaggAGGAGTCCTTCAGTAGCTGTGGAATGGGTTTGGGGTCgaagattaccctagggcaagcctaggttGAGAGTAGCGCTGAGAGCGGTAGtaatgaaagggacttggtggattcgaggcaattcttgaggaaagtacggatagatatgaAAGGTAGTATGGTCATGTACTACTGAAAGGATgagatccgtactcgaatcaaggaggctGAGATAAAaccgggaaacttgtagtgtgtgtgtgtgtgagaccCATCGATtaatgatgagtattctgatggttattatgatatgttttcagcatggtgacactACGTGAGAGGCCAGTTGGCAGTTTTGGTGCCGAGGAGGGATCATGCTCAGGTTCTAGAGCCAGGCAGTTGGATgagcagatgagagagtttaTCTCAGCTTAGGTTATGCACAGTATTCTTGACATgactcttgtgatcttcggtacagtcaaggagggtattttggagatTCTTGATGAGAGACTGAGTGCGTTCCACactgagatggcggccatgatgggggcgCGCACGTTGACCTTCCGGGAGTTCAGaacttgtggagctccagactaccatGGGGCTAGGAACCCTATTGCTAGCAGTCGGTGGTTGGCGGACGTCTCCAACGCTTTTCGTACCAGCCGGTGACCCGAGGGGGACAACGTCCATCTTGTCTCCTGTCTCCTAAAGGACAGAGcacatgattggtgggaggaggttgaaCGAGCTATTGGAGACGATGTCGCGGTTGatgcgatgacatggagtgactTCTCGGCCAAgttcagggccgagtttgcacaaatgattgaggtgcaacagttagcacaAGAGTTCCAGGACCTCCATCAGACTACAGAGATGGTGGCTAAGATCACCactaagtttagggagagggcccttcttgttccgcagtatgtagcggatgaggagatgaagaaggcctgatATCACGAAACACTGAAGAGcaacatcagacagtttgtgagtTAATCTAGCTGCAAGACCATTGAGAATAtgatcactctctctctctctctctccagagagagagagagagagaggaagccaAATAAGGTTCAGTTATCCACAGGTTCAGCCAAGAGACCCAAGgggtcggattcgagatcgagtgattatCAGAGCCGCAaccgttgtggcaagtgcggccaGACAtacgagggtgcgtgtaggagtggcAATGGTGGTTGTTCTGGTTGCTTCAAGTACGGACGGACTGGTCAttatagcagggattgtactgctaccaccacccaggGATCAGACATGATCTGCTTTCATTGCACTCAacagggccacaagaaggcctaatGTCCGAGTTTGACTGCAGCAGGACCAGTGATGGCACCAGCCCCCTACGACATTGAGGATGACCGACTGCCGTTAGGGTCGGGCAGATGCGCCTACAACGAGGAGCAGGGCTTTCCAACGTACTACAGAGGAGGCACGGGCAACTTTCGGTGATGCAGGTGTGTATCTTCTGTTTATCtattagtttttatttatgattttattgatATTGTCTTGCGTCTGTATGAGTAAGTGTACCTTGGAGTGATATTTGTCTGCTTATGTTCGgattatatgccatttgcataccatgAAACTTAAAATAGTATTTGAGTTATACATATTTTAAAACTAAATTTACAAGAATACATCTCCCTCTCCTAAGCTTTTGCAAATGAAAACTTTTTTGTTCATCTAAGCAACCATTGGCATATTCAAAAGCATAAACCAATTAGATTTTTTGTCATTCAGTTTATGGTTTTAAACATTAATTTGAATCATACCAAGTGATACAAAGTTAAACTTGAAGATAGaaatatagacaaaaaaaaaGAAACTAGTAATGAAAAATGCAATGTATCAACACTAACATGAGGAATCCATATTACTACAAGACACTACAATCTGACTGATCAAGCAGAAGTAGTGTTTCCATATACAAGCTAACAAATAATGCACCACGTTCTCCATTAATCCCTGTATCATTGAAGTATTTTGAGTTGGGTTCATAGACAACAAGTGAGGCTGGTTCTTCATAAACATCTTGTGTTTCCATCATAGCTTCACCCCTCTTTGTAAATCCCAGAATCTTTATTGAATCACATTCTTTCTCAATGGTGAACAACTTTGTAAACATATGAGGAATAgaatgatccataatccatacatCACAAACTTGGAGTTCACTTTCTGATTGTGAATCAgtgtatgtaatgtattcaagCACAGCAAGAGAGTCACGTACCTTAGAGACAGATTGTGCAACACGTACAAAACCATGGTATGCTAAACTTTTTGGTAGATTTATCACTTTAAATTCATGGGTAGTCATATCAAATGAAACAATCAGATTTTTTTGTATCtggccatcatcatcatcatcaagatactGATCAAAAGCAGCCCAATAGATAAAATTATCTATAACTACTTGAGACCATGTAACTTGAATTGATTTCTTAGGCAGATTGTTAGATGGAATTCTCCAACTACCTCTACTCAATGTAAAAACTTCAACCATGGGAGAACTATCATCATCAGTTGTAGAATACGCATCAACATTTGTAATCTTGACAATGGTAGGGTCGTTAGTGATAGGACAAACCCCAAACCCAAGAACAAATTTTGACCAAAGTGACTCACCTGGAACAGTTACACAGATTGATTTTCTAATGGAGGGATTCCAAAGAACAGCCATTTCTGTTGCAAATTCAAAACGAGGATGACTTGGATCTTGATAATAACCGTAGAAACACAGCAATCCCTGAGAGCTACCCACCGTTTTTAAATCGTTTAAGAATTTTGAGAGCACAGGAACAGCGGGAGCGAGCTCTTGTTGGGCAAAGGCCTCATCATCGACAAAGGTAACATACTTTTCGTTTGTGTCTACTGGATCTTTGTACCATACAAGTAGATGTTGTGGATCAGGTTGGTGGACTCTGTAACCAGAGATAAACTCTGAGCTGTCGATCAAAGACTTCCATGGTTTTGATACGGATCTGAATCGAACCAATGACTTCACCGGAAGTCTTTTCATGATTTCCGCTTGGATTTCGAAAGCGACGTATTCTGACATTGTAATTTTGGGTGATGATCGGAGGTTATGAATTTCTAGGGTTTACGTAAGGGGGATAAGCGAAGGGTTTTTAGACCTCGATAGCGTTGCAACATTGTGTTCCCGCCAAAAACCCGGAAAAGCGATTTTACTGGAAtcgctaaaataacaaaaatagatGTCTTTCATGTTATCAATTTGGTGTTATAacgtaataaaataatataaataagaatAACAATCAATAATCATATAATATTAATTAGGATGTGTATTAAAGTGATGTTATACAATTATATTTTGATTTCTCTAGTCTTATTTATTGGTGTTTTATTGGGGCATAAAATTAAGTAATaataaaatgacatataatataatattaattagGATGTGTATTAAAGTGACacattgtaaaaaaaaaagattaacgttattttttttattaatataaggAGATTTTTTATTAGACAAAAAACAGATGACTTATAAGGAtaattaacttatgattttgtttatatttggttctttttttgtatgtaatATATCATCAAACTTTTTGTTTGTGTTCACAataacccttttgaccggctatcaTCTGAAGGAAAATGTCcaaatataaataaaatcaaCAGTTAGTTATCCTCCTAAATTATTTTCCATATTTTCCCAAAAGCAAGGTTTCATTTATTTACTAATGAAAATACTTGTGTATAGTGAATCAATCCCTAGTTTTTACATTTTACTCATTGTCCTCTTCTTTTAACAATGTTATAATTAGAAAAGGTCCGCAGATACTCATTAGATATCTTCTTTTAACAATGTTATAATTAGAAAAGGTCCGCAGATACTCATTAGATATCTCAAGTAAATCCATCTCTTGACTTATTAGGATATTCAAAAATGATAAAACATAATTTTGTTCATTGATAAAGGTTTGTATTCGTCATCCATCATCTAAAGAAATCCTATAAATATCCTTCccgaaattattaaaaaaaagtttgACAAGAGTTGTCATCAATCTAATTAAGATTATCAACATCAATTTTAGCATCTGATGTTGATGTTATACATGTTCGTTGAATTTACATCCATACAAGAAAAACCAACCATCAAATTacttaatgtttttattaaagttgtttgtaatttgttttgcATTTGTTGAACAATTTGCCATTAATAGTTGAAAAACCCCTTTCTTTCTCCAAAGAGGCaattagccttgacatatactAGCTCATTATTtctaattcatatttttttttaactcatttgtaacaaaagggaaaatgatTGGTCACTTTCCTTTATTGTATGCAATatatcatcgaacttgttgtttgtgttcaccatgaTAGCTAGTCAAAAggattatggtgaacacaaacaacaagtttgatagtatattacttacaaaaaaagaaattgaccaaatgtgaacaaaatcaacAGCTGGATACCATTATGGGTCATTTTCCGGACAAAAATTCTTTAAATGGTCCAAGTAGCTTCCACCTTGTAATTTCAAAACCTTATCTTTTGGGTAACTCTAAAAAAggataattaatttttaaatgacCAATttgtctttatttatttttttttaatttaattatgatTTTCTTTTAGGATTTCCTTACGATTGGTAAGTGTCCAATATCATATTactaatatttctaataataatagAGTCTTCTTACTTGTCCTCAAGACTCAAATTAAGTAAAATCAATAAATAAGgaatttgtttattaattattatagtttaataattaattaaaaaacaattgaaatttattttgaaaattaattattagtttaattaattaaagggttgagtTTAATTAATCAATAATTGATTAATCAGTTAGTTAATATTACAGAACCACACATGGAAGGGGGTAGATGAAATTTCCCTTAGGAATGAGGGAATTTATTTTTTAGGGTTATCTCTTCTAACATCAAATGGAGGATAAAACCTAAAAACTAATCCAATACTATAAATGGGGTATTAGGGGTTTCATTATTCTTTGCTCGTTTTTGGCTTGAAGTTTTCATCTCTTTTTCTTCCCATCTTGTGGACGAACTCTCTAAGACTTTGACCATCCATAGATATTTTTTATTCAACTATTTTGAGTTTATTAGATGTGAGCTAAAAGAGAAATTCTAGTTTGGGTCTTTTTGGTGGTTGTTgaggccaacaaaataaatacCTTAAATCTTGTACACTAAAATATCGTATAGcggtaaagggatcgtatccacgATGATTGGATCAATTCATAACTCTATGAAAATCTTGTTGTACACATACTTGtgaaactaaaataaaaataaaaattgggtTTTTATCTTTTGTTTGTTTAAGgaaactaaaattatactaaaacttggtaATTGCAAGTAAACAAGCAAAGAATTTTGATTCAAATCAAGGTGAGAAAGATGGTTGACATTGAAATTTAATCACTTGAACATTTGGCTGAATAATCATTTGAATCTCAAGGTGCAGTAATTGTGTTCAAAATCAAACTTAGCTAGAGCAACTTATAAGAATAATTTGCCTCAACTCTTCTTAAATGTTAAAATGGTTAAAGAAGCTCGTAAAATATTTCCTTAATCAAAGTCACAAAATTAATGAAGCATGTAATTTGTGAAAATTATTTAGCATTAGGTTTGAAGAGTTACCAACTTCAAAAGGTAATTAAATGCATTCATTACTATTATGgagaaaatattttattagtctaaatgaaatgaaaacaaatatCCAAACTAATTGTTGCTTGTTAATTTGAAGATGCATTATTTAGTAAAGAAGTTAACCAACAAAATTAATATCCATACATCTCAACTCCTGATTGaagatatataaatataaatgaagTTTTCTAGAAAATATCTTTATTGACATTcaaacacaagttcatgaaattCTCTAAAATAACCTAAGTATTCAAGGAACAACACCCAAGTCAACCAAATGTTAGTTTAGACAAGGATGGCTAAACtcaagaaaatgaatttgttgggtcatatttttatggtttatgttgggcttataatttatattatatatggGCTTGGGCCTTTAAGGCTTTGTACTTGGTATATATATTGCTTTTCAGTCGTTTAGGTAGTTTGTTCGTTCATTCAGTGTGGTATTCGGCTGTTAAGATTTTTATTGATATACCAGAAAAATTGATCTAATATAATCGTGTGCATTAAgtattttgtgtgttcttgaattaCTATCTGATTTATATTCCACATTTATTAGATAGTCTGATTGATATCTTAATAAGCTAAGTGTTTT containing:
- the LOC111888742 gene encoding putative F-box protein At1g47790, whose protein sequence is MSEYVAFEIQAEIMKRLPVKSLVRFRSVSKPWKSLIDSSEFISGYRVHQPDPQHLLVWYKDPVDTNEKYVTFVDDEAFAQQELAPAVPVLSKFLNDLKTVGSSQGLLCFYGYYQDPSHPRFEFATEMAVLWNPSIRKSICVTVPGESLWSKFVLGFGVCPITNDPTIVKITNVDAYSTTDDDSSPMVEVFTLSRGSWRIPSNNLPKKSIQVTWSQVVIDNFIYWAAFDQYLDDDDDGQIQKNLIVSFDMTTHEFKVINLPKSLAYHGFVRVAQSVSKVRDSLAVLEYITYTDSQSESELQVCDVWIMDHSIPHMFTKLFTIEKECDSIKILGFTKRGEAMMETQDVYEEPASLVVYEPNSKYFNDTGINGERGALFVSLYMETLLLLDQSDCSVL